Part of the Caulifigura coniformis genome, TGCCTCGTTGAAAGAGCACGAGGCTCACCACCAGTCGATCTCGCTCAATGGCGCGCCCTATCGGCCGCTGGAGATCGTCCTTCCTTCCCGACGCCACGGAGGAGACGCCGACATCACCGTGGTCGATCCCGAAGGTCAGCCTGTGCCAGGGGCGGAGATACTCAACTACGGCTCCTCCTCTGGCGATTATCACAAGGTGAAAACCAACGACCGCGGCGAATGTTCAATCACCAGGTTGTATCTGCGGCATTTGGGAAAAGGGGCCGAGTTGGCAGTGCGCGCGGAGGGATTCGCGCCCCAGTTGATTGAAGTGATGCCGTCGACCGATGGCCCCGCGAGGTTGACGGTCAACCTCGAAAAGGGGCATCGCTACCGCGGCCGGCTCGTCAACGCGGCCGGCGAGCCAGTCTCCAATGCGTCGGTCTACGTGAACAACGGCAACTACGGTTCCGGGCTCTTCGGACACAAGCTCGACGTCGATAAGGAAGGACGTTTTTCATCGACGTCTCTCCCGCCGGAGTCGACGGCGAACATCAGCGCCAGCGGGTACACACCGCAGGACCAGGTGAAGATTCCCCTCGATCAGGAGGAAGAGCACGTCATTACTCTGGAGTCCACAGGTCACTTCCGCGGCCTCGTGACCAACGCCGCCACCGGTGCGCCGGTCCGTCGGTTCAACGTCAAGCTGGGCTTCGCCCGCAAGCCCCCGGCGGGCGCCCAGCGGTCTCGAGGCATTCCCTCCGACTGGGGCGACAGCGGACGCACGATCAACGACGACTCAGGCCGATGGCTCTGGGAAGAACTCCCGAACAACACCGCCTACGCCCTGACCATCGAGGCTGAGGGGTTTGATGCGACTCACGTCCCGGTCGCCGTCACGAACCGGGGCGAATCGGATCTTGAGATCAAGATGCAGCCGATCGATCCCGGGTCGCTGGTCGAGGTCGCCGGCGTCATTCTCGACCCGAAGGGAGATCCGATCGAGGGGGTCCTGGTTCACCTGATCGGATGCGATCCGAAACTGGCCGCGAACGATCCGAACGGCCAGCGCGAAGTCCCCATGCACCTGATCCGCATCCATCAGGCAAAGAACATCGCCGCCTGCAGGTTCGCGCATGAAGCCACAACAGCGGCCGACGGCAGCTTCCGGTTTCCCAGGGTTTCCAGTCGAATCGGGCTGCAGCTCGTCTATTGGGGCGACGAAACCCCTTCGACGCGGGTCCGGAAGCTGGAGGAGCGAACGGCGGAACAACTGGGCCGGCTCGAACTGCTCGCGCCGGCCGGCGTCACGATCACTGGACGCATCAATCTGAAAGCGTTTCCGGATCCGGGCCGGGTGTCCGTTCGCTCGACCGAGGAAACGTTCGACTCGCGGGACGTCAGTTTCAAGGCCGGGGATGATCGCTCGACGTTCACGATCAAGGGAGTCTCGGCCGGCACTGTGAACGTCACGCTGATGAGCGAGGCCGTTCCGTATCGCGAGAATGGGACCACGTTCTACAGGAGCAGCAGTCTGGGCAATCGAACCGTGACCGCGGGCCCCGGCGAGACGGTCGAAGTCCATTTCGAGTAGCCGCCCGGCCGGTGCAGATTCCAGCGCATGTCGCCGCGTTGGAGACTCGATGGGCCCCGCGCTCTCCCGCGTGTGGTGCGCGGCCGGTCTCTCCCGGTAACTTAGGCGTCATTGAAGCGGTGTCGATGCCTCGCCCGACGTTCTCGCACCCTTCTGCTGCAACTGCACCCTGGCGGCCACATCAAGAGCGACTGCAATGAACGAGCTGAAATTCGACGCGGGGCACGTGTTCTTTGAAGCAGGCGACCCGGGGCAGACCGCCTGGTTCGTGCATGAAGGCGAGGTCGAGCTTCTGACCGGTCCGGACACGTCGCCCGTCCGCGCGCGGATCGTCCGGTCGGGGGATGTGTTCGGAGAGCAGGCGCTCGTTGATGAGCGTCCGCGCGATGTGACCGCCCGCGCGCTGACGGGCGGACGCGTGGTCGCGGTCGCCCGGGAAGAATTCGAACGCACGCTGTTCAACGCGCCGGCGCCGATCCGGGAGTGCCTGCGGACCTTGTTTGAACGGCTGAGGGCAGCCACTCACGATGACGATGCCGACTTTCAATTCGCCGACGAAGCATTCCTTGCGGACGACGGTTTCGGGATCGACGCATCGACAGCGAGCGGACCCGGCGAATCCGCCGCGGGGGTACCCAGCCAGTTCCCTGTTTCACAGGGGCGCGCCGGCGAATGGATCGTCGTAGTCCATCCTCTCACCCGGAAGGCCGCGGAAACGTTGCCGGAAGAGGGGTTACTCGTCACGCAGTTTCCGCTGCGCCTGGGGCGCGCCGCTGCGGCCGACGAGAACGAAGCTCTCGACCTGAACGACCTGTGGTTACTTGATGACGAGCCGTTCAACGTCTCGCGCAACCACTGCGAAATCTATGTCGACGGCGTCGGGCCGGCGATTCGCGACCGGGGCAGCGCGCTGGGATGCGTCGTCAACGAGACTTCGATCGGGGGACGCGGGAAGATGCGCAACTGCGGCCTGGAACGGGGAGACAACGTCGTCATCCTCGGGTCGCGGGTCTCGCCGTACCAGTTCCGAATTACGGTGGAACGACGCTAACCGGGCCGATTCCGGAAACGATCGAATGTCGGCCGGCCGCCGCGTCTCGAACTCATCCTGAATCTACCCTCGAGTGAGGTTCGAATCTGCATCCATCCCTGGCGAATGAGCGCCAGCTTTCGTTCGACCGTTCGAACGCTCACCTCCAGGAGGGCGGCAATTCCGGGATGGCTCAGCCCTTGCAGCTTGTAGATCGCGACCTGTCTTTCGGGCTCGTCCTGAAGGGCGAGGAGCAACCGCTCCTGTTCCTCGAGGAAGCCCGCGATGACCTCATCCGCGACCTCCATGTCCGACGTCGAAACCGCCTCGACAACCGCCCCGTCCCCCAGCTGGCTGAATTGATCGGCCCGGCCTCCGGCGTGCGTTCGAGCCCGCTCTTTGCGTCGACGCGAGATCGCTTTATTGCGAGTGATCGTCAGGAGCAGCCCCCAGAATGGGTCGCGATCACGCACTTCGGTCAGCGATCCATGGACGGCCGCGCTCCACACCGCGTGAAACACGCTCTGGACCAGGTCGTCTTCATCCGCGGCCGCGGAGATCACGTTTGCGAAGCGACTCCGGGCCGCGCGAACGAGGGCGTCCCGGAAGTGCACATCGAGGAGGTCGCCCGCAGCGCGATCACCGTGCCTCAGGCGTTCCACCCAGGCCGTCACGGAATCGTCGAGTTCTCGAGGATTTGCAGGAGGCAACACGGATCGGCCGTAAGTTCTGGATGTCGATGACGATAGAAAACTGAATCCTGCGAAAAACACCCAGGGGACAGGGCCTTCCAGATGATGTTTTTGTTCCAGACGAAAAATTTCTTCAATTCTGTGTCGGTTTGCTGAGTCGGGCCGCGTCTCTCAGTTGAGCGATTGCCAGCGGGCGACTCACGTGTGCACGAGTGGTCCGCTGATGCCATCGCCGCCGTCGTTCTCTGGCGGTGGTGGAAATGGCCGCCCGGACACGGGAGTCGTTGGCGGGCTAAAACCTTCGACTGCAACCTGCTGTCCGAGCGGCCGTTTCCGAGTCTAGCAAATCCCGACGAGTCGACAGGCTCGCCGAGGGGATTGCATCAGGCTTTCGACATGAAGAGCGGGAGCTGGCGGGCGGGCTTCTGACGGGCCCGTGATCCGCCGGATCACGGGCCCTGTCACGTTCTCTCCTCTGGTCCATCGCTGATGGCCCCCGTCGTTGCGACGAGTGGTGTCTGGAGCGCAGCCGACACGGGCCGAGGTGTGGGGCTGGCCTGGATCTCGGGGCGCCGAGTGGTCTGGCGTGGGAGGGATCGGCAACGTGCGCATGCTCACCCTGCTTCGCGATGTGAGCATGGCACCTAACGCCGGCCTTCGCTTAAAGGGGGAGGGCACGGCAACGTTCGCCCGGGGCTTCCCGTTGGGCCAGCCCCGGCCACGCCGGCAGTCGTACCCGGCGCGCCCACCGGCTGCGATCAGCGTCAGACTCGCCCGGCAAGACTCGCCACGAGCGCGAGCAGTTCCGCGCTGTCCGCCGGCTTTGCGAGGTGCGCCTGAAAGCCCGAGAGCAATGCTTTCCGCCGGTCATCGGCGCGGGCATAGGCAGTCAGCGCGACGGCCGGCGTCTTCGACTTCCCCTCGCTGGCCTCGAGCGACCGCCAGCGTTTGATGAACTCATACCCATCGCCGTCCGGCATTCCGATGTCAGAAATGATGACATCGAATTCCGCCGAGCGGCGAGCTTCGAGCGCGTCCTCAATCGACGCGGCAGTCGTCACCTCGCAGTCGCATTCTTCGAGCATTCGCTTCACGACATCCCGCGCATCTTTTTCGTCATCCAGAGCCAGTACGCGGACGCCCTTGAGATTCAGTGCCTCACAGTCTGGCCGGGAGCCACTGAGTCGCGATTCCGGCGATGTTTCCTTTGCTGGCAGTTGCACGACGCGCACCGGAAGCGACACGACAAATGTCGCCCCCTTGCCGACGCCAGCGCTGTAGGCCCGCACAATGCCACCGTGCAGCTCGACGAGATCCCGCACGATCGCCAGGCCGAGGCCCAATCCGCCGAACCGCCGCGTCTTCGAGCTATCGGCCTGGCGGAATCGATCGAACACGTGCGGCAGGAAGTCGGACGCGATTCCCTGGCCGTTGTCGGCAATGCTGAGCTCCACGTGCGAATCGACCCGCTCGAGAATGACCTGCACCTTGCCGCGTGCATGTGTGAACTTGACCGCATTGGAAAGCAGATTCCAGACGACCTGTTGAAGCCGGCCCGGATCGCCGGTGGTGTTCAGACCCGACAGAGGATCGATCATCGTCTCGATCCGGATGCCTTTGGCGGTTGCGGCGAGCGACACGGTTTCGATCGCGGTCTTCACGATCGAAGGCAGGTTCGTCTCCTGGAGGTCGAGCCGGATGTTTCCCGAGATGATGCGACTCACGTCGAGCAGGTCTTCAATCATCTTGGCCTGGGATCGTGCATTCCGCTCGATCACCTCCAGGCCGTCGGCCGTTTCCTGGTCGATCTGCTCTTTTTGAGCGAGGATCTGCGCCCATCCGAGAATCGCGTTCAGCGGCGTTCGCAGTTCGTGGGACAGCGTGGCCACGAAGTCGTCCTTGGCGCGGCCGACCCGCTCGGACTCAGCTCTCGCCGCCCGTTCGGCCGCCAGTGCTCGCTCGTGCTCTTGGCTGGCGAGCCGCATATCTGTATTTGCAGAGGCCAGTTGCTCGCTTCGCCGCAGCATCTGTCGCGAGATCCGGTCTCGCAGCATCTGTGCCGCATCGAGTTCCGCCGGCGTCCAAGGGCGACTGCGGCCTTTCAAGGTTTCCTTCCACAACGCGAACGACCCTCGCGGACTGAGCCGTGCGGCGCCGTCTCCTTTGACGACCGATTTCGAGGGGTCTCCCGCCCAGTGGACCTCGCGAACCAATTCCGTCCGGAACCACAGCAGCTGATGCACTCGCGACCCTGTGAGAGACACGGCGAGCAGGCCGCTGGCCACGGCGCTCAATCGGCCCATCCCGAAGATCGCCTGGACGTTATCGGTCGCATACACATCCGCGGTCACGTTGTGTCGCAACCACGCGGACAGCTCGCGGATGATGTCGGGACCAGGCGTCTGGCCGATGCGGGTGATCGCATCCCCCACGACGACTGCCGCCCCATCGGCCGCGACGAAGTCCAGCATGGTGGGTGTCGATTCCACGAGTGCCTTCGCCGTGTCCTCGAACTTCGAGATGTTTTCCGACAGGTCGTCGGTGACTCGACGGAGCGTCGCGCGGTAGCTGGCCAGCTCACGATCGTCGGCGCTGGCGATCGACTGCGACATCAATTGCCCGAGCAGCTCGCAGGCAGTCCGAACGTCGTAAGGAACAAAACGCGGGGAATAATGATGGCAGGCCACCAGTCCCCACAGCCTGTTGTCGCGGATGAGCGAGATCGACATGGAGGCCTGCACCCCCATGTTCTTCAGGTATTCCAGGTGAATCGGTGACACACTGCGGAGGACCGAGAAGCTCAGGTCGAGCGGATACCGACTGCCGGCGTCGCAGGCCGGAACGATGTGCGACGGACGGTAGCCGCAGTCGGCGATGAACCTCAGCCAGTTTCGGGTGTAGAGCTCACGCGCCTGGGCAGGGATATCGGACGCCGGATAATGGAGGCCCAGAAAGGGCTCCAGGTCGTCTCGCCGTTCCTCCGAAATGACCTGGCCGTTCCACTCCTCGTCGAAGCGGTACACCATGACGCGGTCGAAGCCGCTGATCTTGCGGACCTGATCGGCGCAGACGCGGGCGAGATGATCGACTGACTGAGCCTTCTGCAATCGTGCGATGGAACGCTGCACGAGTCGATAGAGTTCCGGCGCCGAAAGCGAGTTCCGGTCGTCGGACGGCTCGAGCTCGAGCAGGACGTTGTTGCCGTTGCGATGTGTGATCGCGTCGAAGGCGGTCGGCGGTTCGCGAACCTGAATCGTGTGGAAGTAGACCGGCTTGGTGTCGAACACTTCGGTGCGGAGCGCCGCCTCGAAGTGCTCTGCATCCTCAGGCCGGAAAATCTCCGCGACGGGGCGCCCGATCAGCGCGGCAGGCTCGAGGCCGATCAGGTCTCCCGCGTTTTCACTGACCCGCACCACTTCCAGATTCGGCGCTCGACAGACCAGCAACACTCCATGCGGCTGGATTGCTCCGGACTGGTGGATGGGCTCGCGATCGCAATTGGAAAGGTCGATCTGAGACGACTGCATACGCTCGACTTCGCCGACGGACTTGTTGGGGGGGCATTTCAGTTTCTCGCAGGGGCCGCTGCTCAACAAGAGGGTCTGCAGTCAACTTTTCAGCGCGTGTTCCAGCCACCGCTGCATCGACTGAAATGTGCCGACGGCGCTGTCGACGATGAGCCCGTCGCTCCCGGGATCGTTTGCGACGTAAGCCGACACGCAATCTCCGAAGGCCTTCCACATCGCCCCGACGCGAGGCCCGTAGCTGGAAAAGAACGAATGGCCACACTCGGGAAAGTCGGCGAGCCTTCGTTCGACCTCCCGCCTGACGAGTTGACCGCCCAAGGTCGCGCCTTCCAGCACGTACAGCGTCCCCAGAGCCGCGGGCACGCCTTGAAGCGAAGGCAGGTCCTGGCATCGCGGCAGCTGCGCGAGAGACTGCCCGGACGTTCCAAGACGCGTCAGGTCGGATTTCAGCAACTTCGATTTCTGAAGTCGCTCGGGCGCGATCCCAACGGCCTCGAGTTCGCGAATGCTTCGCAGGCGGTCTTCGACCGGCTCGTAAAACCCGAGAAACGCTTCCAGAAACCTCCGGTACGATGTGGCCGACTCCAGTCGTCTCGGAAGATCAACCGTCCGTTCAAGGGCTTGATGGGCCTCGGCGGTCGTCTCCCGGAGCGCGGCCATCGTCGGTGACGGACTTGTTGAACGCGTGCTCATCTCCGCAGATGCACTCCTTTCAGGCAACCTTCTCAGCAATCAAAGCTCAATTCTATCACGACGAGCGCCACGGCCACCCTGCCGTTCTGTGCGCCGTGTGGGCTGGTGCGGGGCGCGAGACGGGCCAAGCGTGCTGTTGGACTTTGTTCGGGCCCTCGAATACTCGGGGGACGGTTGCGCGCGAGCCCAGGCGAGGAGAAAGGTTCACCGCGGAGAGACGGAAAACGCAGAGACGGAGGGAGCAAGGGGGCGTGGGAGAGGTCGGCAACGTTCGCATGCTCACCCTGCTTCGCGATGTGAGTATGGCACTCAACGCGGGCCTTCACTCGGGGGGGAGTGGGGGAGGGTTCGGCGGCCCACGCCTGGAGGCTTCGCTTCGGTGCGTCCCCGGCCACGTCTGATTGGGCTGGCCGCAGGTACACGGCCTGCCCGCGGCACCCGGTTGCAAGAGGGAGAAGGATGAAGGGCGGTCCGATCTTGAAGAAGCCTCTTGCGACTGTCGCCGCACCGGTTGCAGAGCGACACGGTGCGACCTCCGTTCGCATTGGAGGCACGACAACCGGTGGTACCCGGTGGAGGCAGGTCAGTGGCGTCTGCTGGCGCCAAGCCGGTCACCCGTCGAGGATGAGCATGTTGTTCAGCCGGCGATTCATGGATCTCAGGACCACAATCCGGTCACGAGTGTCGACCAATCCATTGCCATCCATATCATACAGCGGGTTATAAGGCTGGCCGATATTCGACTGGACGAGGAAAGAGTCCTGCGACGTGACGACGCGATCGCCGTTGACGTCGCCCATCAGCCGGTAGAACCGCTGCGGGGTGTCGTACACGCCGTCCTCATTGAAGTCGAAGCGGAGTTCGTAATAGCCATCGCCGGCGGTCGAGAACCGGTTGCCTCCAATTCCCTTCTCCCCGAAATCGAAAATGAGCCTGTTTCCAACGCGCGTCACCTGTCCGTAATCGGCGAGAGTCACCGCGCTCAACGGCGTGCCTTCGAGATCGAAGCGGCGGAGCCTGATCCGGTTGTTGCTCAGGATGTCGGCGAGATCGAACGAGCCGGCGATCGTCACTTCCAGGCGATTGATGAACGACCGCTGCGTCTGCCCGGACTGAACGACGAACGACGTGACCTGCCGGTTGATCCAGCTCACGGACGTGTCGGCCGCATAGGCCTGCCCGGAGGCGTCGGTAATGCCTGATCCCGCGGCACGCAAGGTGAGGACGTAGTCGCCTCCTGCCTCGGTCACGTCATGCAGATTGATCATGTACCGATCCGGCGCGATCTGGGTCAGCGTTGATCCAGCAAGATTCACATTGACGCCGTTGCGCGTGAGCCTGAAATCGGACAGCGTGACGCCCGTGACATTCTCTGAGAAGTTCAGATACACGACGGACTGGGCGTGAGTCAGGAGCGGGCCGGCCGTCTCGAAGCTGACCGTCGGCAGCAGATCGATCCCCGGGTAGCTCCCCGTGATCGTATACTGGCCCAGGCTGCCGTAGTCGCTGTAGCCATCATTCGGCGTCCGAACGCCCACGCCGTCGACCATCACGGAATAGGTTCCCGCCGCGAGGTTCAGCGAGAAGCTGGCGGACAGGAGATCCGCGGGATTGCTCGTCGCGACGTGCTGACCGCTGGAGTCATAGATCGAGGCCAGGATATCGAGATTGGCGCCGAGCGCGGCCGGGTCGAAGTTCAGCGACACGCTGCCGCCGGTCGTCGTGAACCAGAACCAGTCCTGATCGGTATTCCGCTCGATGATTCCCGATCGACTGAAAACGATCACGCCTGACTGCGGAGGATTCTGGGTCAGCGCCTTCGCCGCCTCGCGGGTGCTGGCGTAGTCGTCCGTCCGGTAAGTCACTCCTCCATTTCTGGGGCCGGTGATCAGGGCCAGGTCATCTTCGGTCCGGCTGGCGAACAGGTACTCGCCGCGGCTCCACTGCGTCACCGGCTGGTTGTAGCTGTTTCCCATAATGGGGGCCCAGCCCGTGCTCCCTGCCCCGGCATGGCCCGTGTAATACTCAAGATCGCCGTTGTTCGGATTGATGCCGGGTTGGCCGTCGACGTTCAAGCCGTCATGCAGGACCCCCAGCGTGTGGCCGGCTTCGTGACTGGAAGCTTCCGCCAGGGATTTGGCGGCCTGGATCGAGTTGAACAGCGGGATGTCGCCGACAAACACGACCGGGACGAGCTGCTGGGAGAAGACGAAGGCCGGCGTGCCTGACGACGACCGGAACGAATCCAGAGCCGCGACGCCGCCAATGGTCGCACCGTGCCACTGCAGGCTGCTGCCACCGATCACAACTCGAATCCCGAACTGGGTATCGCCGGTGGTGGATTGGACGAGCGCATCGACGCCGGGGTCTTGCGTCGTCACGTTGATGTCGAACGGCGCGTAATCCTCGGCAACTCGCCGCCAGACATTCTGGATCACCTCGCGCTCGATGTCGCTGAACGCGGGATCGGAATCGACGGAGAACGCCGGCGAGACGATGTCGGCTCCCCCCGTGTAGTTCGTATTCCAGTTTGTGCCGCTGGTGGTATGCCCGGTGAAATCGAGATAGATGGTCTTCGTTGAGCCGGGCAGGCTGTTCAGCAGGAAGGTCTCGTTCAGCGGAAAAGGCGGCGCTTCCTGAGGGGTTCCCGGCCCCGTTTCACTCGCACTCAGCAGGTGCCGATCTTCCAGCACCTGAGCCTGGCAGGCCCCCAATGGCAGAAGACGGGCAGCTCCGGTCCTCCTGGCCTGGGATTTCCGATGTCTCGCAAGGATGCAGCGCATTGACCAGGGAGAAACCATTGCCCAGCCCCTTTGAAATGTTTCCGATGGGCGAAAGCCAGCACTCGCTGAGCTTTCCGGGAATCGGTCAAGAACTGAAAGGACCGTAGCAACGGTCAACGTCAATGGTCAACGAGCCCCGCCGTCTCCACCGGCTCACTCGCGCAAAATTCGTTCTTCCTTGTCGCTGCCTTTTGGAACCGACGCCGACGCCCCATCCCGGCGATGCCAAGCCCCGCGGCGCACAGCAGCAGGCTGGACGGCTCCGGAACGGCCGACACGGTCACCGTCCCGGAAAATGAAGTGTACGGGACCTGATCCGGGCCGTTGTTGAAGAACGCCGTTAGGGATGTGTCCTCGAGATCGATCGAAAACACGTCCCCCGCGACGGCCGGGGCCGAACTCAAGGTCGTCAGATCGAGTCTCGCCAACAGGACGTCAGTCGTCGGCACGAAGAGACTGAAGCCGCCGTCGGTCGCGTCGACCCCGATATAGGTGTTCTCGGGACCGACGTCGCCGACCGGCGTCTGCGGCGGACCGGCCGCTGCACTCACGCCGAAGAAGATGTAGCTCGGATCGTTCAGCTGGGAATCAGACTGCGGATCGGAGAACGCCAGGACGTTCGTCCCGACCACAGGGCTTGCCGTGAATTCGAACGAGAACCCGTTGAGCAGATCGGTTCCTGTTGTTGAGCGCAGGAACACGTCCACAAAGCCGGTCCCCCCTTCCCCGATCGACGTGCTGCCGATCGTCACGACCAGATCTGCTGTCGCCTGAGCCGGCAGGACCAGGCTGGCCGCCGACAGCCACGCCAGCACGAGAACTCTCCGCATGCCATTCGCCGTCATTGAGCTGCCCCTGGACGTTCGTCGCGAATTTGGTCAAGAACTTTTAACTGTCCTTGAATGCCCGCATGGATGTCAACGAATTGACCTTGAAAACGAGTTCCAATGGCAAAGGATCTTCATCTGGCTGAAAGTGAGGGCCGCGTCGAAACACGGCGACGGGATGGCCGGGGTTGGAGCCCTTTTTGGCGAAGCCCCGGTCGGGCAGGGGGCATCGTTGTCGGCCGTTCTGGGGCGTGAGATCAGTTCTGGCGTTCCGTCTCTCGTCCGGGCAGTGAATCCAGATTGAGTCTCGGTCAGCCGCATCCGGGCGGCTCGGCCTCTCGGATCCATCTCAGGCGTTCACGACGTTGGGTACCGTCCCGCCGGCTTGTGCTACGAGCGCTTTTGCCCTGTGACTCGAAACTTCGTCGGCGTCATTCCGGCCGACCTGGCGAATGCCGACTCCAATCGTCGAGAATCGGAGTAACCCGATCTGGAAGCGACCTCCGCGATGGTGAGCTTGGTTTCCAGCAGCAGCATTTTCGCCCGTTCCATTCGGTGACGGCGGATCAGGGTTCCCAGCGTCATGCCGATCGATTCCATGACTTTGCGCTCCAGCGAGCGGCGACTGATCCCGGCTGCGCGAACAACGTCGGCAACCTGGATGCCGCGCTGAAAGTTGCTTCGGACGAATTCCAGCGCCGGGCCGATGTCCTCGTTGTCCGTCGCCAGGATGTCCGTCGATTGCCGACAGATGACACCGGTTGGCCGAAGAAGCACGTCCGTCTCAAGTCCCAGTCGGCGCTTGTCGATCAACTGGTCGAGTCGGATTCCGGCTTCCACACCCACTGCCTCGGCCGGCAATGCGATGGACGACATCGGCGGCTCGGTGACGCCGCAGAACAGCTCATCGTTGTCGACGCCGAGCACAGCGATTTCCTGTGGAACGCGCAGCGACACCTGGCGACAGGCCTCGATCACTTCCGCGCCCCACAGGTCGTAGGGAGTAAATACTCCCGCAGGACGCGGGAGGGTTCGAAGCCACGCCCCGAGGTTCCCTTCTCCGTCGACGGTGCCGAGCGGTCCGAGAGGTTCCTTGCCAGCGCTGTCAAAGACTTCGACCGAGTATCCTCGCGACTTGAGCGCACGGCGAAACTCGGCTTCGCGATCGGCCGAAAACAGCAGGCTCCTCTGGCCGGCGAAGCCAAACGATTTGAGCCCCCGTTCGAGGAAGTGAATGGCCGCCATCTCGCCGACGATGGCGTTGTCGACGTTCACCCGGGGAACCGGCAGGTTCGGGAGCACGGCATCGACATTCACCAGCGGGATCCTGGCCTTGAGCAGCGACCGGCACCATTGGCGGTCGTTCACGCAGGCGATCACTCCGTCGGCTTCGTTGAGGATTCGGAGTGTCGAGGCGCTCGGGAGCGGGCGGGCGAGCGTGATTCTCCAGTTGGAACGCTGGTGCGAGTAGCCGACGATCCCGCGCAACACATTCCGGTAATACGAATTGGCCGTATTGATCGCCACACAGATCAATCTTCGGCGGGGCATCAAAGCGCCTCAGCAGGCGTGCGCGAAACGTCGCATCATTTCCGCATTTCCGTCATTGTAGTCGACGAACCCCAGGTGGACACTGATTCTCCAAGGTCATCAGGCGTTTCATGTGTACCTCGGATCCCAGATCCGAACGCTCATCCTGGGAGACGCTCTTATGCTGACGGCACGCAGCCGCACGCGCGGCTTCACGCTCATCGAGTTGTTGGTAGTGATCGCGATCATCGCGATTCTGATTGCCCTGCTCCTCCCGGCCGTTCAGCAGGCCCGCGAAGCGGCGCGGCGAACCCAGTGCAAGAACAATCTCAAGCAACTCGGCCTGGCGCTCCACAACTACCACGACACCTACGGCATCTTCCCGATCGGAAACCTGTACGGCGACCTCGGGTCGGTCGGGCCGTTCCAATCCAACCGCACGACCTGGCTGGTCCGCACTCTCCCGTACATCGACCAGGCGCCGCTCTTCAATCTGGCCGACTTCAACAGCCGCAGCAACAACACCGGTTTCACCGCGAACTTCCCCGCCGCATACGACGCCCAGAATTGCCGCGGCGTGGAAATGCCGGCCTTTCGCTGCCCGTCTGATCCGGGTGGACGGCAGACGACCGGTCGCGCGGCGCTCGCGCCGACCAACTATGTC contains:
- a CDS encoding PEP-CTERM sorting domain-containing protein; translation: MRRVLVLAWLSAASLVLPAQATADLVVTIGSTSIGEGGTGFVDVFLRSTTGTDLLNGFSFEFTASPVVGTNVLAFSDPQSDSQLNDPSYIFFGVSAAAGPPQTPVGDVGPENTYIGVDATDGGFSLFVPTTDVLLARLDLTTLSSAPAVAGDVFSIDLEDTSLTAFFNNGPDQVPYTSFSGTVTVSAVPEPSSLLLCAAGLGIAGMGRRRRFQKAATRKNEFCASEPVETAGLVDH
- a CDS encoding AraC family transcriptional regulator → MPRRRLICVAINTANSYYRNVLRGIVGYSHQRSNWRITLARPLPSASTLRILNEADGVIACVNDRQWCRSLLKARIPLVNVDAVLPNLPVPRVNVDNAIVGEMAAIHFLERGLKSFGFAGQRSLLFSADREAEFRRALKSRGYSVEVFDSAGKEPLGPLGTVDGEGNLGAWLRTLPRPAGVFTPYDLWGAEVIEACRQVSLRVPQEIAVLGVDNDELFCGVTEPPMSSIALPAEAVGVEAGIRLDQLIDKRRLGLETDVLLRPTGVICRQSTDILATDNEDIGPALEFVRSNFQRGIQVADVVRAAGISRRSLERKVMESIGMTLGTLIRRHRMERAKMLLLETKLTIAEVASRSGYSDSRRLESAFARSAGMTPTKFRVTGQKRS